Proteins encoded by one window of Arachis ipaensis cultivar K30076 chromosome B04, Araip1.1, whole genome shotgun sequence:
- the LOC107637191 gene encoding LOW QUALITY PROTEIN: putative metallophosphoesterase At3g03305 (The sequence of the model RefSeq protein was modified relative to this genomic sequence to represent the inferred CDS: inserted 1 base in 1 codon): protein MNLLLLLVILCFISFYTPTTAGNGSKTEERVIQTKGAYDSVLWVVQFSDLHFSVHHPDRAIDFHDLVGPALSFINPSLVLITGDLTDGKSKDLLTMKQNEDEWMEYKTVMDSVIQKSGIDKSLFFDLRGNHDNFGVPDVGGSFDFFSKLSINGQLGRTGSVNSVTHETPERKHLFVGLDTTMLTGLRGPTNLFGHPTDQLLSDLDLELSRWDSQLEKPVTKIAFGHFPLSFSAPSGSGRTLEDVFLKHSISAYLCGHLHIKFGKNLKRHHLLGNQFPPFQKLFQTNMHRSSFGSTVNCSSEVPPIQEFWEWEMGDWRWNRAMRILAIDTGHVSFVDLNFKSGAKDVIILPTFPLDSRFMSTSLSHHNYECRNVALSSYETIRSLVFSDSPMVSVVARVYDLQSGSLVLVAEAKINKHADEASRESLYVAPWNYKVYEDASPDRYWLQIEAKDNMSRSTFSELRPFSINGHSXEFSWSWKEFLVMGCQWAALYFPLFWSALYAMFFILLLPKALLVFPKIYTYKNFLTNKVLFY from the exons AtgaacctcctccttcttcttgtgATTCTCTGTTTCATCTCCTTCTACACTCCAACAACTGCTGGCAATGGAAGCAAAACAGAAGAAAGGGTGATTCAAACAAAAGGTGCCTATGATTCTGTGCTTTGGGTGGTTCAATTCTCCGACCTCCATTTCAGTGTTCACCATCCTGACAGAGCCATCGATTTCCATGACCTCGTGGGACCCGCACTTTCCTTCATCAACCCCTCCTTGGTCCTCATCACTGGTGATCTTACTG ATGGAAAAAGCAAGGATTTATTAACAATGAAGCAAAATGAGGATGAGTGGATGGAATACAAGACTGTGATGGATAGTGTTATTCAGAAGAGTGGGATTGACAAGAGCTTGTTCTTTGACCTGAGAGGCAATCATGATAATTTTGGTGTGCCGGATGTTGGAGGTTCGTTCGATTTCTTTTCTAAGCTCAGCATCAATGGGCAGTTGGGCAGGACTGGGAGTGTCAATAGTGTTACCCATGAG ACGCCAGAGCGGAAACATCTCTTTGTTGGGTTGGACACCACAATGTTGACTGGCTTACGAGGTCCAACCAATCTTTTTGGGCATCCCACAGACCAATTACTAAGTGATCTAGACTTGGAACTCTCACGCTGGGATTCTCAGTTAGAAAAACCTGTTACCAAAATCGCCTTTGGCCATTTTCCACTCTCATTTTCCGCACCATCTGGTTCTGGAAGGACGTTGGAAGATGTTTTCCTAAAGCATTCCATCTCAGCTTACCTGTGTGGGCATCTCCATATCAAATTTGGTAAGAACTTAAAGCGACACCATCTGTTGGGTAATCAGTTTCCACCTTTCCAGAAGCTGTTTCAGACTAACATGCATAGGAGTTCTTTTGGAAGTACTGTAAATTGTTCATCAGAAGTTCCACCAATTCAGGAGTTTTGGGAGTGGGAGATGGGTGATTGGAGATGGAATAGAGCCATGCGAATTTTAGCCATTGATACAGGCCATGTTTCATTCGTTGATCTCAATTTCAAGTCAGGAGCCAAAGATGTGATTATATTACCCACTTTTCCTTTAGACTCTCGTTTCATGTCGAC atcATTATCCCATCACAACTATGAATGTCGAAATGTGGCCCTTTCGTCTTATGAGACAATTAGATCTCTGGTGTTTTCTGATTCTCCAATGGTGTCCGTTGTGGCTAGGGTCTATGATTTGCAATCTGGAAGTCTTGTTTTAGTGGCAGAAGCAAAAATAAATAAGCATGCTGACGAGGCTTCCAGGGAGAGCCTCTATGTTGCTCCATGGAATTACAAAGTCTATGAGGATGCTTCTCCTGATAGGTATTGGCTTCAAATTGAAGCAAAAGACAACATGAGCAGATCAACTTTTAGTGAATTAAGGCCATTTTCCATTAATGGTCACA TTGAGTTTTCTTGGAGCTGGAAGGAGTTTTTGGTCATGGGATGTCAATGGGCTGCACTATATTTCCCGTTATTCTGGTCTGCTCTTTATGCTAtgttcttcattcttcttcttccaaaaGCTCTTCTTGTTTTTCCAAAGATATACACTTACAAGAACTTTCTCACCAATAAAGTCTTGTTTTACTAG
- the LOC107635178 gene encoding 60S ribosomal protein L7-2 isoform X1 — MQNEEGQITELYIPRKCASFSKPDSLLKKENRTEEWALAKTQQLQAAKKTSFQTRKLIFNRAKHYSKEYAQQEKELIRLKREAKLKGGFYVDPEAKLLFIIRIRGVNAMHPQTRKILQLLRLRQIFNGVFLKVNKATMNMLHIVEPYVAYGYPNLKSVRELIYKRGYGKVEKQRIALTDNAIIEQALGKHGIICVEDLIHEIMTVGPHFREANNFLWPFKLKAPLGGLMKKRNHYVEGGDAGNREAYINELIRRMN, encoded by the exons ATGCAGAACGAGGAGGGACAGATCACTGAGCTCTACATTCCTAGGAAGTG TGCTAGCTTCAGCAAACCAGACTCTCTCTTGAAGAAAGAGAACAGGACCGAGGAGTGGGCCCTCGCCAAAACCCAACAGCTCCAAGCCGCTAAGAAAACCAGCTTCCAAACTCGCAAGTTGATTTTTAACAGAGCCAAACACTACTCTAAGGAATACGCCCAACAG GAAAAAGAGCTAATTAGGTTGAAGCGTGAGGCCAAGCTTAAAGGAGGCTTTTATGTCGATCCTGAAGCTAAACTCTTATTCATCATCAGGATCCGTGG TGTCAATGCTATGCACCCTCAGACAAGGAAGATTTTGCAGCTCTTGCGGTTGAGGCAG ATCTTTAATGGTGTATTCCTCAAGGTCAATAAAGCAACGATGAATATGCTGCACATTGTAGAGCCGTATGTTGCATACGG GTATCCCAATCTGAAGAGTGTTAGAGAATTAATTTACAAGAGAGGCTATGGAAAAGTTGAGAAGCAGCGAATTGCGTTGACAGACAACGCCATCATTGAACAG GCATTGGGGAAGCACGGAATTATATGCGTTGAAGATCTGATCCACGAGATAATGACCGTTGGTCCACACTTTCGAGAAGCAAACAACTTCCTATGGCCCTTCAAATTGAAGGCTCCATTGGGTGGTTTGATGAAGAAACGGAATCATTATGTCGAAGGAGGTGACGCAGGTAACAGGGAAGCTTACATAAATGAGCTTATTAGAAGGATgaattaa
- the LOC107635178 gene encoding 60S ribosomal protein L7-2 isoform X2, which yields MQNEEGQITELYIPRKCFSKPDSLLKKENRTEEWALAKTQQLQAAKKTSFQTRKLIFNRAKHYSKEYAQQEKELIRLKREAKLKGGFYVDPEAKLLFIIRIRGVNAMHPQTRKILQLLRLRQIFNGVFLKVNKATMNMLHIVEPYVAYGYPNLKSVRELIYKRGYGKVEKQRIALTDNAIIEQALGKHGIICVEDLIHEIMTVGPHFREANNFLWPFKLKAPLGGLMKKRNHYVEGGDAGNREAYINELIRRMN from the exons ATGCAGAACGAGGAGGGACAGATCACTGAGCTCTACATTCCTAGGAAGTG CTTCAGCAAACCAGACTCTCTCTTGAAGAAAGAGAACAGGACCGAGGAGTGGGCCCTCGCCAAAACCCAACAGCTCCAAGCCGCTAAGAAAACCAGCTTCCAAACTCGCAAGTTGATTTTTAACAGAGCCAAACACTACTCTAAGGAATACGCCCAACAG GAAAAAGAGCTAATTAGGTTGAAGCGTGAGGCCAAGCTTAAAGGAGGCTTTTATGTCGATCCTGAAGCTAAACTCTTATTCATCATCAGGATCCGTGG TGTCAATGCTATGCACCCTCAGACAAGGAAGATTTTGCAGCTCTTGCGGTTGAGGCAG ATCTTTAATGGTGTATTCCTCAAGGTCAATAAAGCAACGATGAATATGCTGCACATTGTAGAGCCGTATGTTGCATACGG GTATCCCAATCTGAAGAGTGTTAGAGAATTAATTTACAAGAGAGGCTATGGAAAAGTTGAGAAGCAGCGAATTGCGTTGACAGACAACGCCATCATTGAACAG GCATTGGGGAAGCACGGAATTATATGCGTTGAAGATCTGATCCACGAGATAATGACCGTTGGTCCACACTTTCGAGAAGCAAACAACTTCCTATGGCCCTTCAAATTGAAGGCTCCATTGGGTGGTTTGATGAAGAAACGGAATCATTATGTCGAAGGAGGTGACGCAGGTAACAGGGAAGCTTACATAAATGAGCTTATTAGAAGGATgaattaa
- the LOC107635181 gene encoding CASP-like protein 2B1 isoform X2 has translation MSYLGVGVSLGTVPVYHSTNLKLLDKRIKIADLVLRFMILGIGVVAAVLIGTDSQVKVFFSFEKEAKFSDVKALVFLVVANGLAAGYSLIQGLCCVVSLVRGSVLFNRPLAWAIFSADQVLVLEQFQCTIAQT, from the exons ATGAGTTATTTGGGTGTAGGTGTTAGTCTTGGAACAGTTCCAGTGTATCATAGCACAAACCTGAAATTGTTGGATAAGAGGATCAAGATAGCTGATTTGGTGTTAAGGTTTATGATTCTTGGTATTGGAGTTGTTGCAGCTGTTCTTATTGGAACTGATTCACAAGTGAAGGTGTTTTTCTCCTTTGAGAAGGAAGCTAAATTCTCTGATGTTAAGGCTTTGGT ATTCTTGGTAGTTGCTAATGGTTTGGCTGCTGGATACTCTTTGATTCAAGGACTCTGTTGTGTTGTGAGTTTGGTTAGGGGAAGTGTTCTCTTCAACAGGCCCTTAGCTTGGGCCATTTTCTCTGCTGATCAG GTGTTAGTCCTGGAACAGTTCCAGTGTACCATAGCACAAACCTGA
- the LOC107635181 gene encoding CASP-like protein 2B1 isoform X3: protein MSYLGVGVSLGTVPVYHSTNLKLLDKRIKIADLVLRFMILGIGVVAAVLIGTDSQVKVFFSFEKEAKFSDVKALVFLVVANGLAAGYSLIQGLCCVVSLVRGSVLFNRPLAWAIFSADQLFLLELIHK, encoded by the exons ATGAGTTATTTGGGTGTAGGTGTTAGTCTTGGAACAGTTCCAGTGTATCATAGCACAAACCTGAAATTGTTGGATAAGAGGATCAAGATAGCTGATTTGGTGTTAAGGTTTATGATTCTTGGTATTGGAGTTGTTGCAGCTGTTCTTATTGGAACTGATTCACAAGTGAAGGTGTTTTTCTCCTTTGAGAAGGAAGCTAAATTCTCTGATGTTAAGGCTTTGGT ATTCTTGGTAGTTGCTAATGGTTTGGCTGCTGGATACTCTTTGATTCAAGGACTCTGTTGTGTTGTGAGTTTGGTTAGGGGAAGTGTTCTCTTCAACAGGCCCTTAGCTTGGGCCATTTTCTCTGCTGATCAG CTGTTCTTATTGGAACTGATTCACAAGTGA
- the LOC107635181 gene encoding CASP-like protein 2B1 isoform X1 produces MSYLGVGVSPGTVPVYHSTNLKLLDKRIKIADLVLRFMILGLGVVAAVLIGTDSQVKVFFSFEKEAKFTDVKALVFLVVANGLAAGYSLIQGLRCVVSLVRGSVLFNKPLAWAIFSAEQYPFIFERSHPTFFLLSYTLWSKHNIIKILASTSCFFLKHFVAMLININYFFINSCKGIIKK; encoded by the exons ATGAGTTATTTGGGTGTAGGTGTTAGTCCTGGAACAGTTCCAGTGTACCATAGCACAAACCTGAAATTGTTGGATAAGAGGATCAAGATAGCTGATTTGGTGTTAAGGTTTATGATTCTTGGTCTTGGAGTTGTTGCAGCTGTTCTTATTGGAACTGATTCACAAGTGAAGGTGTTTTTCTCTTTTGAGAAGGAAGCTAAATTCACTGATGTTAAGGCTTTGGT ATTCTTGGTAGTTGCTAATGGTTTGGCTGCTGGATACTCTTTGATTCAAGGACTCCGTTGTGTTGTGAGTTTGGTTAGGGGAAGTGTTCTCTTCAACAAGCCCTTAGCTTGGGCCATTTTCTCTGCTGAGCAGTACCCTTTTATATTTGAAAGATCGCATCctactttttttttgttgtctTATACATTGTGGTCAAAACACAATATTATCAAGATTCTTGCATCAACATCTTGCTTTTTCCTCAAGCATTTTGTTGCCATGTTGATTAatatcaattatttttttataaattcatgCAAAGGCATAATAAAAAAGTAA
- the LOC107635177 gene encoding putative metallophosphoesterase At3g03305 — protein MNLLLLLVILCFSSFYTPTTAGNGSKTEERVIQTKGAYDSVLWVVQFSDLHFSVHHPDRAIDFHDLVGPALSFINPSLVLITGDLTDGKSKDLLTMKQNEDEWMEYKTVMDSVIQRSGIDKSLFFDLRGNHDNFGVPDVGGSFDFFSKLSISGQLGRTGSVNSVTLETPLRKHLFVGLDTTMLTGLRGPTNLFGHPTDQLLSDLDLELSRWDSQSEKPVTKIAFGHFPLSFSAPSGSGRTLEDVFLKHSISAYLCGHLHIKFGKNLKRHHLLGNQFLPFQKLFQTNMHRSSFGSTVNCSSEVPPIQEFWEWEMGDWRWNRAMRILAIDRGHVSFIDLNFKSGAKDVIILPTFPLDSRFMSTSLSHHNYECQNVALSSYETIRSLVFSDSPMVSVMARVYDLQSGSLVLVAEAKMNKHADEASRESLYVAPWNYKAYEDASPDRYWLQIEAKDNMDRSTFSELRPFSINGHNFEFSWSWKEFLVMGCQWAALYFPLFWSALYAMFFILLLPKALLVFPKKIYTYKNFLTNKGLISGVLWILQELCRVQTLWFCWVGYLFYLILFPWFMGYIFTEAKRKGYMTFRGWVIETSDRKGQHEYVGFPDIMVVVLPHLLFVVLPAILVTGALTAERAIYREHMLASSGKKKDDIDLNSRRCNRRTRKLLFVVCLVICTKHFMNCRTLTKAYDMNPVFHFMGYGVSIPLLLAYAIGKTRSA, from the exons AtgaacctcctccttcttcttgtgATTCTCTGTTTCAGCTCCTTCTACACTCCAACAACTGCTGGCAATGGAAGCAAAACAGAAGAAAGGGTGATTCAAACAAAAGGTGCCTATGATTCTGTGCTTTGGGTGGTTCAATTCTCCGACCTCCATTTCAGTGTTCACCATCCTGACAGAGCCATCGATTTCCATGACCTCGTGGGACCCGCACTTTCCTTCATCAACCCCTCCTTGGTCCTCATCACTGGTGATCTTACTG ATGGAAAAAGCAAGGACTTATTAACAATGAAGCAAAATGAGGATGAGTGGATGGAATACAAGACTGTGATGGACAGTGTTATTCAGAGGAGTGGGATTGACAAGAGCTTGTTCTTTGACCTGAGAGGCAATCATGATAATTTCGGTGTACCGGATGTTGGAGGTTCGTTCGATTTCTTTTCTAAGCTCAGCATCAGTGGGCAGTTGGGCAGGACTGGAAGTGTCAATAGTGTTACCCTTGAG ACACCATTGCGGAAACATCTCTTTGTTGGGTTGGACACCACAATGTTGACTGGCTTACGAGGTCCAACCAATCTTTTTGGGCATCCCACAGACCAATTACTAAGTGATCTAGACTTGGAACTCTCACGCTGGGATTCTCAGTCAGAAAAACCTGTTACCAAAATCGCCTTTGGGCATTTTCCACTCTCATTTTCCGCACCGTCTGGTTCTGGAAGGACGTTGGAAGATGTTTTCCTAAAGCATTCCATCTCAGCTTACCTGTGTGGGCATCTCCATATCAAATTTGGTAAGAACTTAAAGCGACACCATCTGTTGGGTAATCAGTTTCTACCTTTCCAGAAGCTGTTTCAGACTAACATGCATCGGAGTTCTTTTGGAAGTACTGTAAATTGTTCATCAGAAGTTCCACCAATTCAGGAGTTTTGGGAGTGGGAGATGGGTGATTGGAGATGGAATAGAGCCATGCGAATTTTAGCCATTGATAGAGGCCATGTTTCATTCATTGATCTCAATTTCAAGTCAGGAGCCAAAGATGTGATTATATTACCCACTTTTCCTTTAGACTCTCGTTTCATGTCGACATCATTATCCCATCACAACTATGAATGTCAAAATGTGGCCCTGTCGTCTTATGAGACAATTAGATCTCTGGTGTTTTCTGATTCTCCAATGGTGTCTGTTATGGCTAGGGTCTATGATTTGCAATCTGGAAGTCTTGTTTTAGTGGCAGAGGCAAAAATGAATAAGCATGCTGATGAGGCTTCCAGGGAGAGCCTCTATGTTGCTCCATGGAATTACAAAGCCTATGAGGATGCTTCTCCTGATAGGTATTGGCTTCAAATTGAAGCAAAAGACAACATGGACAGATCAACTTTTAGTGAATTAAGGCCATTTTCCATTAATGGTCACAATTTCGAGTTTTCTTGGAGCTGGAAGGAGTTTTTGGTCATGGGATGTCAATGGGCTGCACTATATTTTCCGTTATTCTGGTCTGCTCTTTATGCTAtgttcttcattcttcttcttccaaaaGCTCTTCTTGTTTTTCCAAAGAAGATATACACTTACAAGAACTTTCTCACCAATAAAGGGCTCATAAGTGGTGTTTTATGGATTCTCCAAGAGCTCTGTAGGGTTCAAACGTTGTGGTTCTGTTGGGTAGGATACCTATTCTATCTTATATTGTTTCCCTGGTTTATGGGGTATATTTTTACCGAAGCGAAAAGGAAAGGATACATGACCTTTAGAGGCTGGGTTATTGAGACTTCTGATAGAAAGGGGCAGCATGAGTATGTTGGATTTCCGGATATCATGGTGGTGGTTCTTCCCCATCTATTATTCGTGGTTTTGCCTGCAATTTTAGTGACAGGTGCACTGACGGCTGAAAGAGCAATTTACCGGGAGCACATGTTAGCGTCTTCagggaaaaaaaaagatgatattGATTTGAACAGTAGAAGATGCAACCGACGGACTCGGAAGCTTCTATTTGTGGTGTGCTTGGTGATTTGTACGAAGCATTTTATG AATTGCAGAACTCTGACAAAAGCTTATGACATGAACCCTGTGTTCCATTTCATGGGGTATGGTGTTTCGATCCCATTGTTGTTGGCATACGCTATTGGCAAAACGAGAAGTGCTTAA